Proteins encoded in a region of the Zea mays cultivar B73 chromosome 4, Zm-B73-REFERENCE-NAM-5.0, whole genome shotgun sequence genome:
- the LOC118476893 gene encoding transcription factor ILR3 isoform X2 — MSLPPGPADSGTGTGDDWFLDCGILDDLPAAACGAFPWDASPSSSNPSVEVGSYVNANDAFKEPNDVFKEPGSSKRERMRRNKLNDRFLELGSALEPGKPVKADKAAILSDATRMVIQLRSESQQLKETNGSLEEKIKELKAEKDELRDEKQKLKLEKESLEHQMKLMASAPAYMPHPTLMPAPFAQAPLAPFHAQGQAAGQKLMMPFVGYPGYPMWQFMPPSEVDTSKDSEACPPVA; from the exons atgtcTCTCCCCCCTGGCCCGGCGGACAGTGGCACCGGCACCGGAGACGACTGGTTCCTCGACTGCGGCATCCTCGACGACCTGCCCGCCGCGGCCTGCGGAGCCTTCCCGTGGGACGCGTCCCCGTCGTCTTCCAACCCCAG TGTGGAAGTGGGCAGCTATGTAAACGCCAATGATGCATTCAAGGAGCCCAATGATGTCTTCAAGGAGCCTGGCAGCAGTAAACG GGAAAGAATGAGGAGGAACAAGCTGAATGACAG GTTTCTTGAACTGGGGTCTGCATTAGAACCTGGGAAGCCAGTGAAAGCTGACAAAGCTGCCATCCTAAGCGATGCTACTCGCATGGTTATTCAGCTCCGTTCAGAATCACAGCAACTGAAGGAGACTAATGGCAGCCTCGAAGAAAAGATTAAAGAACTAAAG GCCGAGAAGGACGAGCTTCGCGACGAGAAGCAGAAACTGAAACTGGAGAAGGAGAGTCTAGAGCACCAGATGAAGCTGATGGCATCGGCTCCAGCCTACATGCCCCATCCGACCCTGATGCCGGCGCCTTTCGCCCAGGCGCCCCTAGCTCCATTCCATGCCCAGGGCCAAGCTGCAGGGCAGAAGCTGATGATGCCCTTCGTCGGCTACCCAGGGTACCCAATGTGGCAGTTCATGCCGCCTTCAGAGGTCGACACCTCGAAGGACAGCGAGGCGTGCCCTCCTGTCGCATGA
- the LOC118476893 gene encoding transcription factor ILR3 isoform X1: protein MSLPPGPADSGTGTGDDWFLDCGILDDLPAAACGAFPWDASPSSSNPSVEVGSYVNANDAFKEPNDVFKEPGSSKRLRSGSSDMPTSKACRERMRRNKLNDRFLELGSALEPGKPVKADKAAILSDATRMVIQLRSESQQLKETNGSLEEKIKELKAEKDELRDEKQKLKLEKESLEHQMKLMASAPAYMPHPTLMPAPFAQAPLAPFHAQGQAAGQKLMMPFVGYPGYPMWQFMPPSEVDTSKDSEACPPVA from the exons atgtcTCTCCCCCCTGGCCCGGCGGACAGTGGCACCGGCACCGGAGACGACTGGTTCCTCGACTGCGGCATCCTCGACGACCTGCCCGCCGCGGCCTGCGGAGCCTTCCCGTGGGACGCGTCCCCGTCGTCTTCCAACCCCAG TGTGGAAGTGGGCAGCTATGTAAACGCCAATGATGCATTCAAGGAGCCCAATGATGTCTTCAAGGAGCCTGGCAGCAGTAAACG TTTACGGTCAGGATCCAGTGATATGCCAACATCTAAAGCTTGCAGGGAAAGAATGAGGAGGAACAAGCTGAATGACAG GTTTCTTGAACTGGGGTCTGCATTAGAACCTGGGAAGCCAGTGAAAGCTGACAAAGCTGCCATCCTAAGCGATGCTACTCGCATGGTTATTCAGCTCCGTTCAGAATCACAGCAACTGAAGGAGACTAATGGCAGCCTCGAAGAAAAGATTAAAGAACTAAAG GCCGAGAAGGACGAGCTTCGCGACGAGAAGCAGAAACTGAAACTGGAGAAGGAGAGTCTAGAGCACCAGATGAAGCTGATGGCATCGGCTCCAGCCTACATGCCCCATCCGACCCTGATGCCGGCGCCTTTCGCCCAGGCGCCCCTAGCTCCATTCCATGCCCAGGGCCAAGCTGCAGGGCAGAAGCTGATGATGCCCTTCGTCGGCTACCCAGGGTACCCAATGTGGCAGTTCATGCCGCCTTCAGAGGTCGACACCTCGAAGGACAGCGAGGCGTGCCCTCCTGTCGCATGA